In a genomic window of Chaetodon auriga isolate fChaAug3 chromosome 1, fChaAug3.hap1, whole genome shotgun sequence:
- the LOC143325703 gene encoding forkhead box protein B1-like, translating into MPRPGRNTYSDQKPPYSYISLTAMAIQSCPEKMLPLSEIYKFIMDRFPYYRENTQRWQNSLRHNLSFNDCFIKIPRRPDQPGKGSFWALHPSCGDMFENGSFLRRRKRFKVGSMQATDPLAPSKPHDAAHYLQQQAKLRLSALHAAAHLPQMPGGYNLSPVTQPSSFKHPFAIENIIAREYKMPGGLAAFSTTGYPLHNQLTPAWPHVYGPGMMDTAAPISMATSDYSAYGMPLKSICHGGQTLPAIPVPIKPTPTSMPGLPGLPTHIPAFLANSPQSLSPTSPQTATGQSSPAAPGETLSSSASAALQSAVAVH; encoded by the coding sequence ATGCCTCGCCCGGGAAGGAACACGTACAGCGACCAGAAGCCTCCGTACTCTTACATCTCCCTCACGGCCATGGCCATCCAGAGCTGCCCGGAGAAGATGCTCCCCCTCAGTGAGATTTACAAGTTCATCATGGACCGGTTCCCGTACTACCGGGAGAACACGCAGCGGTGGCAGAACTCCCTGCGACACAACCTCTCCTTCAACGACTGCTTCATTAAGATCCCCCGCAGACCGGACCAGCCCGGCAAGGGCAGTTTTTGGGCTCTGCACCCGAGCTGCGGCGACATGTTTGAGAACGGGAGTTTTCTGCGGCGCAGGAAGCGCTTTAAAGTGGGCAGCATGCAGGCCACGGACCCGCTTGCGCCCAGCAAGCCGCATGATGCCGCCCACTACCTACAGCAGCAGGCCAAGCTGCGGCTCAGCGCGCTGCACGCCGCCGCGCACCTCCCGCAGATGCCGGGCGGATACAACCTGAGCCCCGTGACCCAGCCGTCCAGCTTCAAACACCCGTTCGCCATCGAGAACATCATCGCCAGAGAGTACAAGATGCCGGGCGGGCTGGCGGCCTTCTCCACCACCGGGTACCCGCTCCACAACCAGCTGACCCCGGCCTGGCCGCACGTGTACGGCCCCGGGATGATGGACACCGCGGCTCCCATCTCCATGGCCACCAGCGACTACTCAGCTTACGGCATGCCGCTAAAGTCCATCTGTCACGGCGGGCAGACTCTGCCCGCCATCCCAGTGCCCATCAAACCCACGCCCACCTCAATGCCTGGCCTGCCGGGGTTACCGACACACATCCCGGCCTTCCTTGCGAACTCTCCCCAGTCTCTGAGCCCCACATCCCCGCAGACGGCCACCGGCCAGAGCAGCCCGGCCGCGCCTGGAGAGACGCTGTCCTCCTCGGCCTCCGCGGCACTGCAGTCCGCGGTGGCGGTGCACTGA